The DNA window ATAAAGAAAACGACTGGGTTGACTACTTGACGGTCGATGAGCTGAAAAAAATGTGGACGGAAGACGGCACGGTGAAAAAATGGTCGGACATCCGCCCAGGATGGCCGGACGAGGAAATTAAGTTTTTCTCGCCTGGTCATGATTCCGGAACGTATGACTACTTTGATGAAGTGATTCTGGAAGGAAAAGAACTGGTCAAAACGGCCCAACTTTCGGAAGACGACAATATTCTCGTTCGTGGGGTTGAAGGAGATCAATACGCGATCGGCTACTTCGGCTATGCGTATTACTTAGAAAATAAAGATAAGCTGAAAGTGGTTCCGATCGATGGCGGCAACGGTCCGGTCGAGCCGACGAACGAGACGATTGAAACGGGAAAATATACTCCGCTTTCGCGTCCGCTGTTTACGTATGTGAGCGTCAAATCGCTGAAAGAAAAACCGCAAGTGTATGATTACATGGAATTCTTGCTGGAAACAGCCGGGGACTTGGCGGAAGAAGTCGGTTACGTCCGCCTGCCGGAGGAAAAGTATAAAGAACAGCTTGAAACGTTGAAAGGATTGAAATAAGTTTCGTCAGGCCGACGACAAAGGACGTTCGTCGGCCTAGACTTGTGACTGCGGTTGGAATATGTCGGAAAGGAGTTTTTCGTTTTATGGGGATTCCAACGAAGAAAGAACAGCAGTTCTCGGTGCGGGAGATGATTGCTGAAAACCAAAGGCGGCAACATTGGCCGAAAAGGATGGAAAAGCTCGCGCCGAAGCTCCTTTTTGCATTGGCGGCGCTCTCGGTGCTCGTGACGATCGGCATTTTGTTTACTCTTCTTTTCGAGACGATCGAATTTTTCCGCCGTGTATCGATTGTTGAGTTTGTCACGAGCAAAGAGTGGCTTCCGTGGAACGAGGAACACGGATCATTCGGAGTCGCTCCGCTTGTGACCGGCACGCTGCTGACGACCGGTATCGCTATGCTTTTGGCTGTTCCGATTGGGCTCGCTTCGGCCATTTACTTGAGCGAGTATGCGTCGGAGCGGACGCGCCGAATCATCAAGCCG is part of the Geobacillus sp. 46C-IIa genome and encodes:
- a CDS encoding PstS family phosphate ABC transporter substrate-binding protein — encoded protein: MNKWKRLMLSGVLSGVMVIAAACGGGNGAEENDANGESAANELSGEVIMDGSSTVYPIAEAAAEEYMAEQPNVKVSVGMSGTGGGFEKFTKGETDFSNASRPIKEEEKQAAAANGIEFQEFQLAYDGLSVVVNKENDWVDYLTVDELKKMWTEDGTVKKWSDIRPGWPDEEIKFFSPGHDSGTYDYFDEVILEGKELVKTAQLSEDDNILVRGVEGDQYAIGYFGYAYYLENKDKLKVVPIDGGNGPVEPTNETIETGKYTPLSRPLFTYVSVKSLKEKPQVYDYMEFLLETAGDLAEEVGYVRLPEEKYKEQLETLKGLK